The Haemorhous mexicanus isolate bHaeMex1 chromosome 8, bHaeMex1.pri, whole genome shotgun sequence genome includes a window with the following:
- the NEUROD1 gene encoding neurogenic differentiation factor 1 isoform X2, producing MTKSYSESGLMGEPQPQGPPSWTDECLSSQDEEHEVDKKEEDLEGLHAEAEEDSLRNGEEEDEEDDLDEEEEEEEEEEDDDQKPKRRGPKKKKMTKARMERFKLRRMKANARERNRMHGLNAALDNLRKVVPCYSKTQKLSKIETLRLAKNYIWALSEILRSGKSPDLVSFVQTLCKGLSQPTTNLVAGCLQLNPRTFLPEQSQEVPPHVAAAAAAGAPFPAHPYPYQSPGLPSPPYGTMDSSHLFHLKPPHAYGAALEPFFESGLAEGASPAFDGPLSPPLSVNGNFSFKHEPAADFDKSYAFSMHYPAAAAALAAAPAHAAIFPPAASRCEIPVDGLAPYEGHPHHERVLSAQLNAIFHD from the coding sequence ATGACCAAGTCGTACAGCGAGAGCGGGCTGATGGGCGAGCCCCAGCCGCAGGGCCCCCCGAGCTGGACGGACGAGTGCCTCAGCTCCCAGGACGAGGAGCACGAGGTGGACAAGAAGGAGGAGGACCTGGAGGGTCTACACGCCGAGGCCGAGGAGGACTCCCTGCGGAACGGagaggaggaggacgaggaggacGACTTGGacgaagaggaggaggaagaggaggaggaggaagacgACGACCAGAAGCCCAAGAGGCGGGGccccaagaagaagaagatgaccAAGGCGCGCATGGAGCGGTTCAAGCTGCGGCGCATGAAGGCCAACGCCCGGGAGCGCAACCGCATGCACGGGCTGAACGCGGCCCTGGACAACCTGCGCAAGGTGGTGCCCTGCTACTCCAAGACGCAGAAGCTCTCCAAGATCGAGACCCTGCGCCTGGCCAAGAACTACATCTGGGCGCTCTCCGAGATCCTCCGCTCGGGCAAGAGCCCGGACCTGGTGTCCTTCGTGCAGACCCTCTGCAAGGGCCTGTCGCAGCCCACCACCAACTTGGTGGCCGGCTGCCTGCAGCTCAACCCGCGGACTTTCCTCCCcgagcagagccaggaggtgCCGCCGCacgtggcggcggcggcggcggcgggcgcgccCTTCCCGGCGCATCCCTACCCCTACCAGTCGCCGGGCCTGCCCAGCCCGCCCTACGGCACCATGGACAGCTCCCACCTCTTCCACCTCAAGCCGCCGCACGCCTACGGCGCCGCGCTGGAGCCCTTCTTCGAGAGCGGGCTGGCGGAGGGCGCCAGCCCCGCCTTCGACGGGCCGCTCAGCCCGCCCCTCAGCGTGAACGGCAACTTCTCCTTCAAGCACGAGCCGGCCGCCGACTTCGACAAGAGCTACGCCTTCTCCATGCACtaccccgccgccgccgccgcgctggCCGCCGCGCCCGCCCACGCCGCCATCTTCccgcccgccgcctcccgcTGCGAGATCCCGGTGGACGGGCTGGCGCCCTACGAGGGCCACCCGCACCACGAGCGCGTCCTCAGCGCCCAGCTCAACGCCATCTTCCACGACTGA
- the NEUROD1 gene encoding neurogenic differentiation factor 1 isoform X1 translates to MQRLTMTKSYSESGLMGEPQPQGPPSWTDECLSSQDEEHEVDKKEEDLEGLHAEAEEDSLRNGEEEDEEDDLDEEEEEEEEEEDDDQKPKRRGPKKKKMTKARMERFKLRRMKANARERNRMHGLNAALDNLRKVVPCYSKTQKLSKIETLRLAKNYIWALSEILRSGKSPDLVSFVQTLCKGLSQPTTNLVAGCLQLNPRTFLPEQSQEVPPHVAAAAAAGAPFPAHPYPYQSPGLPSPPYGTMDSSHLFHLKPPHAYGAALEPFFESGLAEGASPAFDGPLSPPLSVNGNFSFKHEPAADFDKSYAFSMHYPAAAAALAAAPAHAAIFPPAASRCEIPVDGLAPYEGHPHHERVLSAQLNAIFHD, encoded by the coding sequence ATGCAGAGGCTCACCATGACCAAGTCGTACAGCGAGAGCGGGCTGATGGGCGAGCCCCAGCCGCAGGGCCCCCCGAGCTGGACGGACGAGTGCCTCAGCTCCCAGGACGAGGAGCACGAGGTGGACAAGAAGGAGGAGGACCTGGAGGGTCTACACGCCGAGGCCGAGGAGGACTCCCTGCGGAACGGagaggaggaggacgaggaggacGACTTGGacgaagaggaggaggaagaggaggaggaggaagacgACGACCAGAAGCCCAAGAGGCGGGGccccaagaagaagaagatgaccAAGGCGCGCATGGAGCGGTTCAAGCTGCGGCGCATGAAGGCCAACGCCCGGGAGCGCAACCGCATGCACGGGCTGAACGCGGCCCTGGACAACCTGCGCAAGGTGGTGCCCTGCTACTCCAAGACGCAGAAGCTCTCCAAGATCGAGACCCTGCGCCTGGCCAAGAACTACATCTGGGCGCTCTCCGAGATCCTCCGCTCGGGCAAGAGCCCGGACCTGGTGTCCTTCGTGCAGACCCTCTGCAAGGGCCTGTCGCAGCCCACCACCAACTTGGTGGCCGGCTGCCTGCAGCTCAACCCGCGGACTTTCCTCCCcgagcagagccaggaggtgCCGCCGCacgtggcggcggcggcggcggcgggcgcgccCTTCCCGGCGCATCCCTACCCCTACCAGTCGCCGGGCCTGCCCAGCCCGCCCTACGGCACCATGGACAGCTCCCACCTCTTCCACCTCAAGCCGCCGCACGCCTACGGCGCCGCGCTGGAGCCCTTCTTCGAGAGCGGGCTGGCGGAGGGCGCCAGCCCCGCCTTCGACGGGCCGCTCAGCCCGCCCCTCAGCGTGAACGGCAACTTCTCCTTCAAGCACGAGCCGGCCGCCGACTTCGACAAGAGCTACGCCTTCTCCATGCACtaccccgccgccgccgccgcgctggCCGCCGCGCCCGCCCACGCCGCCATCTTCccgcccgccgcctcccgcTGCGAGATCCCGGTGGACGGGCTGGCGCCCTACGAGGGCCACCCGCACCACGAGCGCGTCCTCAGCGCCCAGCTCAACGCCATCTTCCACGACTGA